From Pseudomonas sp. stari2, a single genomic window includes:
- the mobA gene encoding molybdenum cofactor guanylyltransferase MobA: protein MTSNTRLPPCSVLLLAGGRGQRMGGQDKGLIEWQGEPLIAHLQRKVRPLTDDLIISCNRNRERYAPFADQLVSDDEENFPGPLAGIRAGLRAAHHTHLLVLPCDVPLIDLPLLQSMRETASLQPENPLMLRHDEHWEPLLCVIPVALLPAFEEAWHEGERSPGRLMRSLGAQALICPDNDPRLANLNTPELLSSHNTVSD, encoded by the coding sequence ATGACTTCCAATACCCGATTGCCGCCCTGTTCCGTCCTGTTGCTGGCCGGTGGACGAGGCCAGCGCATGGGTGGTCAGGACAAAGGACTGATCGAATGGCAAGGGGAACCACTGATCGCTCATTTGCAGCGCAAGGTTCGTCCGCTGACCGACGACCTGATCATTTCCTGCAACCGCAATCGCGAACGCTATGCACCCTTTGCCGATCAATTGGTCTCGGATGACGAGGAAAATTTTCCCGGGCCATTGGCCGGTATTCGTGCAGGCTTGCGAGCCGCCCACCATACGCATCTGCTGGTATTGCCATGCGACGTACCGCTAATCGACCTTCCCCTGTTGCAGAGCATGCGCGAGACCGCGAGCCTGCAACCTGAAAACCCGTTGATGCTGCGTCACGACGAGCACTGGGAACCGCTGCTTTGCGTGATTCCCGTGGCGCTTCTGCCCGCATTCGAAGAGGCCTGGCATGAGGGGGAGCGCAGCCCTGGCCGGCTCATGCGCAGCCTTGGCGCCCAGGCCCTGATTTGCCCGGACAACGACCCACGGCTGGCCAATCTCAATACCCCGGAACTGTTAAGCTCTCATAACACTGTGTCAGACTGA
- a CDS encoding acetyl-CoA carboxylase biotin carboxylase subunit yields MPALHKVLIANRGEIACRIQRTAQALGYRTVAVFSDADADALHVRMADEAVNIGPAPVQQSYLNIPAILDAARRSGADAIHPGYGFLSENAEFARACEQAGLTFIGPSVEAIELMGSKRQSKIAMLAAGVPCIAGYQGAEQDDATLTLEAERIGYPLMIKASAGGGGRGMRLVHHAEDLTAQLRTARSEALNGFGSDELILEQALIEPRHVEIQLFGDQHGNLIYLGERDCSIQRRHQKVIEEAPCPVMTEELRQAMGEAALKAGRAVNYVGAGTVEFLLDARGQFYFLEMNTRLQVEHPVTELITGLDLVSWQLLVAEGQPLPLTQAQVKLEGHAMEVRLYAEDPAQGFLPQTGRVETWAPVLDRGARVDHGLIEGQSISPFYDPMLGKLITHGATREEARRKLLCAVQDSVLLGVQSNQRLLASLLQHPQFISGEFSTGFIPQHFADHPCLHPHTPSAEELAVAALLFYQSAAGSHRTPLAGWRNNAGAPLNYRLGLDDQAWSVHLLAAPDGIVRVQVAERAFELKLIEYNERSISLEIEGLRRRHAYRLHDDQLWLFTRPGSLRLVDRTHAVIDSQTSVSTGTLKAPMDGAIIDVLVSEGSPVSKGQLLVVLEAMKMEHPLKAGIDGVLKRVQVKVGDQVKNRQVLLQVE; encoded by the coding sequence ATGCCCGCCCTCCACAAAGTCCTGATCGCCAACCGCGGTGAAATCGCCTGCCGCATCCAGCGCACCGCCCAGGCCCTCGGTTATCGCACGGTCGCGGTGTTCAGCGACGCCGACGCCGATGCGCTGCATGTCCGAATGGCGGACGAGGCAGTGAACATCGGCCCGGCACCGGTTCAACAGTCCTACCTGAATATCCCGGCGATCCTCGACGCCGCCCGGCGCAGCGGTGCCGACGCCATACACCCAGGCTACGGCTTCCTCTCGGAAAATGCCGAATTCGCCCGCGCCTGCGAACAGGCCGGCCTGACCTTCATCGGCCCCAGCGTCGAAGCCATCGAGCTGATGGGCAGCAAACGCCAGTCGAAAATTGCCATGCTCGCCGCCGGAGTGCCGTGCATCGCCGGCTATCAAGGTGCCGAGCAGGACGACGCAACCCTGACCCTTGAAGCCGAACGCATCGGCTATCCACTGATGATCAAGGCCAGCGCCGGCGGTGGCGGACGCGGCATGCGGCTGGTGCATCACGCCGAGGATCTGACGGCGCAATTGCGCACGGCGCGCTCTGAAGCCCTCAACGGATTCGGCAGCGACGAACTGATCCTCGAACAGGCCCTGATCGAACCACGGCATGTCGAGATTCAGCTTTTCGGCGACCAGCACGGCAACCTGATTTACCTCGGCGAACGAGACTGCTCGATCCAGCGTCGTCACCAGAAGGTCATCGAGGAAGCGCCGTGCCCGGTAATGACCGAAGAACTGCGCCAGGCGATGGGCGAAGCGGCGCTCAAGGCTGGGCGGGCGGTGAACTATGTGGGTGCCGGCACCGTTGAGTTCCTGCTCGATGCCCGCGGCCAGTTCTACTTTCTGGAGATGAATACCCGGTTGCAGGTCGAACACCCGGTAACCGAATTGATTACCGGGCTGGACCTGGTGTCCTGGCAACTTTTGGTTGCCGAAGGCCAGCCGCTGCCGTTGACCCAGGCGCAGGTAAAACTCGAAGGCCACGCCATGGAAGTGCGTCTCTACGCCGAGGACCCGGCCCAGGGATTTCTGCCTCAGACCGGTCGTGTCGAAACCTGGGCACCGGTGCTGGATCGTGGGGCGCGGGTTGATCACGGGCTGATCGAAGGTCAGTCGATCTCACCGTTCTACGACCCGATGCTCGGCAAACTGATCACACACGGCGCGACCCGCGAAGAGGCCCGGCGCAAACTGTTGTGCGCGGTGCAGGACAGCGTGTTGCTCGGCGTGCAGAGCAATCAGCGACTGCTCGCCAGTCTGTTGCAGCATCCGCAGTTCATCAGCGGTGAGTTCAGCACCGGGTTTATCCCGCAACACTTCGCCGATCATCCTTGTCTGCATCCCCATACACCGAGCGCCGAAGAACTCGCAGTGGCGGCGCTGCTGTTTTATCAATCCGCCGCAGGTTCGCACCGCACACCGCTGGCCGGTTGGCGCAACAACGCTGGCGCGCCGCTGAACTATCGGCTGGGTCTCGACGATCAGGCGTGGAGTGTGCATTTGCTCGCCGCCCCAGATGGCATCGTTCGGGTTCAAGTGGCTGAACGTGCCTTCGAACTGAAGCTCATCGAATACAACGAACGCTCGATATCCCTGGAAATCGAAGGCCTGCGCCGACGCCACGCCTATCGGCTGCACGACGACCAGCTCTGGCTGTTCACCCGTCCCGGCAGCCTGCGCCTGGTGGATCGAACTCATGCCGTGATCGACAGTCAGACCAGCGTCAGCACCGGCACCTTGAAAGCCCCGATGGATGGCGCAATCATCGATGTGCTTGTCAGCGAAGGCAGCCCGGTCAGCAAAGGCCAGTTGCTGGTGGTGCTGGAGGCGATGAAAATGGAGCACCCGCTCAAGGCCGGCATCGATGGCGTACTCAAGCGGGTGCAGGTCAAGGTCGGCGATCAGGTGAAAAATCGTCAGGTTCTGTTGCAGGTCGAGTAG
- a CDS encoding chemotaxis protein CheV, with product MAGILDTVDQRTQLVGENRLEILMFRLAGRQLFAINVFKVQEVLQLPKLTLMPQRHPFVCGVVNLRGQTLPVIDLSQAIGMRPLVPGPNSTIIVTEYNRSVQAFLVGGVDRIVNMNWEAILPPPTSAGRQHYLTAISKVDDQLVEIIDVEKVLAEIVPYNAKVSRDKLDDPVLERARGREVLLVDDSNVALSQLRDTLGQLGVKMHIASDGLKALNMLKAWADTGVNMTDKLLMVFTDAEMPEMDGYRLTTEIRNDPRLRGLYVVLHTSLSGSFNDSMVKKVGCDNFLSKFQPDKLVDVVRQRLMLDEVPA from the coding sequence ATGGCCGGCATTCTCGATACGGTAGACCAACGCACGCAACTGGTGGGTGAGAATCGCCTGGAAATTCTCATGTTTCGGCTGGCCGGGCGCCAATTGTTCGCGATCAACGTGTTCAAGGTTCAGGAAGTCCTGCAACTGCCGAAGCTGACCCTGATGCCTCAGCGTCACCCGTTTGTCTGCGGTGTGGTCAACCTGCGCGGCCAGACCCTGCCGGTGATCGACCTGTCCCAGGCGATCGGCATGCGTCCGCTGGTACCGGGCCCCAACAGCACGATCATCGTCACCGAGTACAACCGCTCCGTGCAGGCGTTCCTCGTCGGTGGTGTGGACCGCATCGTCAACATGAACTGGGAAGCCATCCTGCCGCCGCCGACCAGCGCCGGCCGCCAGCACTACCTGACCGCCATCAGCAAGGTTGACGATCAACTGGTGGAAATCATCGACGTCGAGAAGGTCCTCGCCGAAATCGTGCCGTACAACGCCAAGGTTTCTCGCGACAAACTGGACGATCCGGTGCTGGAACGCGCCCGTGGCCGCGAAGTGTTGCTGGTGGACGACTCCAACGTGGCGCTCTCGCAATTGCGCGACACCCTCGGCCAGTTGGGCGTGAAGATGCATATCGCCAGCGACGGCCTTAAAGCCCTGAACATGCTCAAGGCCTGGGCGGACACCGGGGTGAACATGACCGACAAACTGCTGATGGTGTTCACCGACGCCGAAATGCCGGAGATGGACGGCTATCGCCTGACCACCGAAATCCGCAACGACCCGCGTCTGCGTGGCTTGTATGTGGTATTGCACACCTCGCTGTCCGGCAGTTTCAACGACTCGATGGTGAAGAAGGTCGGCTGTGACAACTTCCTCTCCAAGTTCCAGCCGGACAAGCTGGTCGATGTAGTTCGTCAGCGCCTGATGCTCGACGAAGTCCCGGCCTGA
- a CDS encoding sensor histidine kinase, with amino-acid sequence MYASLKSITTWPPSRENARRFTLTLCIGAAVGSLLTYGLSAPLSFGLLLINLAAAGCVWTQHRLSRKSIKFQPQELADRLLEVQENERHRLSRELHDDIGQLLTAAKLQSEWLKRRLPDELQEQCSALCDTLEETLNKVRDVSAILNPRQLTSLGLEASLRAHLLKTLTNTSVHWSLDCQQRLNGIPEEMAVAAFRITQEAVTNILRHAQAKNLLIRVQRLPQGLTLLISDDGLGFAPAANPGREGQRGMAGMAERIEQLGGSLSVTSEPGKGTQIEALFPWAPRALERASTNKVMR; translated from the coding sequence ATGTACGCCAGCCTCAAGTCAATCACCACATGGCCACCCTCCCGAGAAAACGCGCGCAGGTTCACGCTCACGCTTTGCATTGGCGCGGCGGTGGGCAGCCTGCTGACTTATGGTTTGTCTGCACCGCTGTCGTTTGGTCTGCTTTTGATCAATCTGGCAGCTGCCGGCTGTGTCTGGACACAGCATCGCCTGTCGCGCAAGTCGATTAAGTTTCAGCCTCAGGAACTGGCCGATCGATTACTCGAAGTTCAGGAAAACGAACGTCACCGCCTCAGTCGCGAATTGCACGACGATATTGGCCAGTTGCTGACCGCCGCCAAGCTGCAGAGCGAATGGCTCAAGCGACGGCTGCCGGACGAATTGCAGGAACAGTGTTCGGCACTCTGCGACACCCTTGAGGAAACCCTCAATAAAGTCCGCGACGTTTCGGCCATTCTCAATCCACGGCAACTGACCAGCCTTGGCCTGGAAGCCAGTCTGCGTGCGCATCTGCTCAAGACATTGACCAACACTTCGGTGCACTGGAGCCTGGACTGTCAGCAGCGTTTGAACGGCATTCCCGAAGAAATGGCAGTCGCCGCGTTCCGCATCACCCAGGAAGCCGTGACCAACATCCTGCGTCATGCGCAGGCCAAGAACCTGCTGATCCGCGTGCAACGCCTTCCCCAAGGCTTGACCCTGCTGATCAGCGATGACGGTCTGGGCTTTGCCCCGGCCGCCAATCCCGGTCGTGAAGGACAACGAGGCATGGCCGGGATGGCCGAGCGGATCGAGCAACTGGGCGGCAGCCTGAGCGTGACGAGCGAACCGGGCAAAGGCACTCAAATCGAAGCACTATTCCCCTGGGCGCCCCGTGCACTCGAGCGGGCCAGTACGAATAAGGTTATGCGTTGA
- a CDS encoding pyrimidine/purine nucleoside phosphorylase, with protein MFKVNEYFDGTVKSIAFGTAEGPATIGVMAPGEYEFGTSQREIMHVVSGALTVKLPDSSDWETFAAGSQFNVPANSKFQLKVAVDTAYLCEYRG; from the coding sequence ATGTTTAAAGTCAACGAGTACTTCGACGGCACCGTCAAGTCGATCGCCTTTGGCACTGCTGAAGGTCCTGCGACCATCGGCGTCATGGCCCCGGGCGAATACGAATTCGGCACCAGCCAGCGTGAAATCATGCACGTGGTGTCCGGCGCACTGACCGTCAAACTGCCGGACAGCAGCGACTGGGAAACCTTCGCTGCAGGCAGCCAGTTCAACGTGCCAGCCAACAGCAAGTTTCAGCTGAAAGTGGCCGTCGACACCGCTTACCTGTGCGAATACCGCGGCTGA
- the yegS gene encoding lipid kinase YegS: MSERRALLILHGKQALNEAVRAAVERKRKQGWELAVRLTWEAGDAQRLVEEALAAGFGQIIAGGGDGTLRDIAEALAAHPGKASLVLLPLGTANDFSRAAGVPLEPDEALELLDAPACEIDLGEVGGQIFLNMATGGFGSQVTANTSEDLKKVLGGAAYLFTGLSRFSELHAAYGELQGPDFHWRGELLALGIGNGRQAGGGHVLCPEALADDGLLDISILPAPQELVGTLKNLLSDGFGIDNMFVRTRLPWVEIKVAEGLCINLDGEPLEGDSLRFAARPAALRVHLPENSPLLGRTPRVSRPD, encoded by the coding sequence ATGAGTGAACGCAGGGCATTGTTAATTCTGCATGGCAAGCAGGCACTCAACGAAGCGGTTCGTGCCGCTGTTGAGCGCAAACGCAAGCAGGGCTGGGAATTGGCTGTACGCCTGACCTGGGAAGCCGGCGATGCCCAGCGTCTGGTCGAAGAAGCTCTGGCTGCCGGATTCGGGCAGATCATTGCTGGCGGTGGCGATGGCACCTTGCGTGATATCGCCGAGGCCCTGGCGGCTCACCCGGGCAAGGCCAGTCTGGTGTTGTTGCCTCTGGGCACTGCCAACGATTTTTCTCGCGCGGCCGGTGTTCCTCTGGAGCCGGATGAGGCACTCGAGTTGCTTGATGCACCTGCCTGTGAGATCGATCTGGGGGAGGTGGGCGGGCAGATATTCCTGAACATGGCCACGGGCGGGTTTGGCAGTCAGGTCACCGCCAATACCTCGGAAGATCTGAAAAAGGTACTCGGGGGCGCGGCCTATCTGTTTACAGGCTTGTCGCGATTCAGTGAGCTGCACGCCGCCTATGGCGAATTGCAGGGGCCGGATTTCCATTGGCGCGGTGAGCTGCTCGCGCTGGGCATCGGCAACGGCCGCCAAGCGGGCGGAGGGCATGTATTGTGCCCAGAGGCATTAGCGGATGACGGCCTGCTGGATATCAGCATCCTGCCGGCCCCGCAGGAATTGGTTGGCACACTGAAAAATCTGCTCAGCGACGGGTTCGGCATCGACAACATGTTTGTGCGCACGCGTTTGCCGTGGGTCGAAATCAAGGTCGCCGAAGGGCTCTGCATCAATCTCGATGGCGAGCCTCTGGAAGGAGACAGTCTGCGGTTTGCGGCGCGTCCGGCGGCGTTGCGTGTGCACTTGCCGGAAAACTCGCCGCTATTGGGCAGGACGCCGCGCGTCAGTCGTCCAGACTGA
- a CDS encoding response regulator transcription factor: MTCNLLLVDDHSLIRAGVRALVLDIPGYAVIGEANDGSQLLEMVEQLNPDIVLLDISMRETGGLEALQRLRRVRPHSKVLILSMHTDPALIMQALESGAHGYLLKDTTATELEHALEALRNNERYLSPAIAHTVINQALTRNQKLQPEVADSHNLTARQLEILRLIVRGKSTREIANGLGLSIKTVETHRSQIMKRLQIYDVAGLVLFAVREQIISLDD, encoded by the coding sequence TTGACTTGTAACTTACTTCTGGTGGATGACCACTCGCTGATCAGGGCCGGCGTGCGCGCTCTGGTGCTGGATATTCCCGGTTATGCGGTAATCGGCGAAGCCAATGACGGCTCGCAGTTGCTTGAAATGGTCGAGCAACTGAACCCCGATATCGTCTTGCTGGATATTTCCATGAGAGAAACCGGCGGCCTGGAGGCGTTGCAACGGCTCAGACGGGTTCGTCCGCACAGCAAGGTGCTGATTCTGTCGATGCACACCGACCCTGCGTTGATCATGCAGGCACTGGAATCCGGTGCCCACGGTTATCTGCTCAAGGACACCACGGCCACCGAGCTCGAACATGCGCTGGAAGCCCTGCGCAACAATGAACGCTACCTGAGCCCGGCCATCGCCCACACTGTGATCAATCAGGCACTGACCCGCAATCAGAAGCTGCAACCGGAAGTCGCCGACTCACATAACCTGACAGCGCGCCAGCTGGAAATCCTGCGCCTGATCGTGCGCGGCAAGTCCACCCGCGAGATCGCCAATGGTCTGGGCCTGAGCATCAAGACCGTGGAAACTCACCGCTCGCAGATCATGAAACGCCTGCAGATTTACGATGTGGCCGGGCTGGTGCTGTTTGCCGTACGGGAACAGATCATCAGTCTGGACGACTGA
- a CDS encoding MOSC domain-containing protein produces the protein MLRLSALYRYPLKSGKGEVLQGIGLDKLGLEGDRRWMLVDEASGRFLTQRAEAKMSQLSALWNADGGLTLDAPGHSAIDIALPGNEAELRGVTIWRDTLRVPDAGEEAARWVSEFIGKPTRLVQVPLDRARTTAAGYGNDDDQVAFADGFPLLLIGEASLQHLSQEVGRPLEMLRFRPNLVIEGSEAYAEDGWKRIRIGDVEFRVVKSCSRCILTTIDPQTGERSADREPLATLQKTRAQADGAMFGQNLVNDSNGRLEVGMPVEILE, from the coding sequence ATGCTGCGTCTGAGCGCGCTTTATCGTTACCCGTTGAAATCCGGCAAGGGCGAGGTTCTGCAAGGGATCGGCCTGGACAAACTGGGGCTTGAGGGCGATCGACGCTGGATGCTGGTGGATGAGGCCAGCGGGCGTTTCCTGACTCAGCGTGCCGAAGCGAAGATGAGCCAGTTGTCGGCGCTGTGGAATGCCGACGGTGGCCTGACCCTCGATGCGCCGGGGCATTCGGCGATCGATATCGCCTTGCCGGGCAACGAAGCCGAACTGCGCGGCGTGACCATCTGGCGCGACACCCTGCGCGTGCCTGATGCCGGCGAAGAAGCGGCCCGCTGGGTCAGCGAGTTCATCGGCAAACCGACCCGTCTGGTGCAAGTGCCGCTGGATCGCGCCCGTACGACTGCAGCCGGGTACGGCAACGATGACGACCAGGTGGCGTTCGCCGACGGTTTCCCGTTGCTGCTGATTGGCGAGGCGTCGCTGCAACATCTGTCGCAGGAAGTCGGGCGCCCGCTGGAAATGCTGCGGTTCCGGCCGAACCTGGTGATCGAAGGCAGTGAGGCGTATGCCGAGGATGGCTGGAAGCGCATCCGCATCGGCGATGTCGAGTTCCGCGTGGTCAAGTCATGCTCGCGGTGCATTCTCACCACCATCGATCCGCAGACCGGTGAACGCAGCGCTGACCGCGAACCACTGGCGACCCTGCAGAAGACCCGCGCCCAGGCCGATGGTGCGATGTTCGGTCAGAACCTGGTCAATGACAGCAACGGTCGACTCGAAGTCGGCATGCCGGTGGAAATCCTCGAGTAA
- the moaB gene encoding molybdenum cofactor biosynthesis protein B gives MKAKADVPFAPLNIAVLTVSDTRTLETDTSGQVFVDRLTAAGHNLAERVLLKDDLYKIRAQVAHWIAEDVVQVVLITGGTGFTGRDSTPEAVACLLDKQVDGFGELFRQISVADIGTSTVQSRALAGLANGTLVCCLPGSTNAVRTGWDGILAEQLDSRHRPCNFVPHLKQAAPCVSRG, from the coding sequence ATGAAAGCCAAGGCTGATGTACCTTTCGCACCGCTCAATATCGCGGTATTGACGGTCAGCGACACTCGTACCCTGGAAACCGATACCTCCGGCCAGGTCTTCGTCGACCGATTGACCGCAGCCGGTCACAACCTGGCGGAGCGGGTATTGCTCAAAGATGACCTGTACAAAATCCGTGCGCAAGTCGCCCACTGGATTGCCGAAGACGTCGTGCAGGTGGTGCTGATCACCGGGGGCACAGGCTTTACTGGTCGCGACAGTACACCCGAAGCCGTTGCGTGCCTGCTCGACAAGCAAGTCGATGGTTTTGGTGAGCTGTTCCGCCAGATCTCGGTTGCCGATATCGGCACCTCCACTGTGCAGTCCCGTGCCCTGGCAGGGTTGGCCAACGGTACGCTGGTCTGCTGTCTGCCGGGCTCGACCAACGCGGTTCGTACCGGTTGGGATGGCATCCTGGCTGAGCAACTGGATTCGCGGCACCGTCCATGCAATTTCGTCCCTCATCTGAAACAGGCGGCTCCCTGTGTATCCCGCGGGTAA
- the glp gene encoding gephyrin-like molybdotransferase Glp, with translation MYPAGKPGKAGSLMPVEVALARLLDMADASRIVESEYLPLAQVEGRVLAQDLVSTLDLPPWPNSAMDGYALSLADWTGEPMPVSQKVFAGQAPEPLEPGTCARIFTGAPVPPGADCVEMQENAVIEADERVRFIETMVSGQNIRPQGQETTVGELILSAGTRLGPIEQGLAASLGCAGLDVVRKIRVAVLSTGDELVEPGTALGPGQIYNSNRVVLCSWLQRLGCEVLDAGILPDDLSITRARLEALKEADLILSTGGVSVGEADFLGVALREEGELTLWKLAIKPGKPLTVGHFRDVPVIGLPGNPASTLVTFALLTKPYLLRRQGVQDVEPLKFPVPAGFVWPQAGNRREFLRGRLEQGQATIYRNQSSGVLRSAAWADGLVEVQEGRTLTQGDMVPFIPMSELLG, from the coding sequence GTGTATCCCGCGGGTAAGCCTGGAAAGGCCGGAAGCCTGATGCCGGTCGAGGTGGCCCTGGCGCGTCTGCTGGACATGGCTGACGCCTCGCGGATTGTCGAATCAGAGTATCTGCCATTGGCGCAGGTCGAGGGGCGGGTGTTGGCGCAGGATCTGGTTTCGACGCTGGATCTGCCGCCATGGCCCAACAGTGCCATGGACGGTTATGCCTTGAGCCTGGCCGACTGGACTGGTGAGCCGATGCCGGTCAGTCAGAAGGTTTTTGCCGGTCAGGCGCCTGAACCGCTGGAGCCGGGCACCTGCGCCCGTATCTTTACGGGGGCGCCCGTTCCGCCGGGCGCCGATTGCGTCGAGATGCAGGAAAACGCCGTGATCGAAGCTGACGAACGAGTGCGGTTCATCGAGACCATGGTGTCCGGCCAGAACATCCGCCCGCAGGGGCAAGAAACTACAGTGGGTGAGTTGATCCTGTCTGCGGGAACCCGGCTCGGTCCGATCGAGCAAGGGCTGGCTGCGTCTTTGGGCTGCGCCGGCCTTGATGTGGTCCGCAAGATCCGCGTGGCAGTGTTGTCCACTGGCGATGAGTTGGTCGAACCGGGAACGGCACTGGGCCCGGGACAGATTTACAACAGCAACCGGGTGGTGCTGTGCAGCTGGCTGCAGCGTTTGGGTTGTGAAGTGCTGGATGCCGGGATTCTTCCGGATGACTTGTCCATCACCCGCGCACGTCTTGAGGCGCTCAAGGAAGCCGACTTGATACTGTCGACCGGTGGCGTATCGGTTGGGGAAGCGGACTTCCTCGGCGTTGCGCTGAGGGAAGAGGGTGAGCTGACACTGTGGAAGCTGGCGATCAAACCCGGGAAGCCTTTGACTGTAGGTCATTTCCGCGATGTTCCGGTCATCGGTCTGCCCGGCAACCCGGCGTCGACCCTGGTGACGTTTGCCTTGTTGACCAAGCCCTATTTGCTGCGTCGTCAGGGGGTGCAGGATGTCGAGCCACTCAAGTTTCCAGTTCCGGCTGGATTCGTCTGGCCCCAGGCCGGCAATCGGCGTGAATTCCTGAGGGGACGTCTGGAGCAGGGACAGGCAACGATCTACCGCAACCAGAGTTCGGGCGTTTTGCGTAGCGCCGCTTGGGCTGATGGATTGGTAGAGGTGCAGGAGGGGCGCACCCTGACTCAGGGAGACATGGTGCCCTTCATTCCCATGAGTGAACTTCTCGGCTGA
- a CDS encoding YgdI/YgdR family lipoprotein has product MTQRTLATFMLALGLATLAGCASPTVITLNDGREIQAVDSPKYDKDSGFYEFEQLDGKHTRINKDQVRTVKEL; this is encoded by the coding sequence ATGACTCAACGGACTCTCGCCACTTTCATGCTCGCTCTGGGCCTGGCCACCCTCGCCGGTTGCGCTTCGCCAACGGTGATCACCTTGAATGACGGTCGCGAAATCCAGGCTGTCGACTCGCCTAAATACGACAAGGATTCGGGCTTCTACGAATTCGAACAACTGGACGGCAAGCATACTCGCATCAACAAAGATCAGGTTCGCACCGTTAAAGAGCTGTAA
- a CDS encoding exonuclease domain-containing protein, whose translation MPHWLVIDLEATTDEGGWPVTEMEIIEIGATLVDRAGREQDHFQRFVKPTRRPLLTPFCRELTHITQANIDAAQPLTDVWPAFERWLGQHQTRLEGWASWGDYDRKQLLQEWQRLQLDSALSRVPHMNLKQRFAKARRLERPLGLNGALQLAGMQFTGQQHRALEDARNTARLLPLALPL comes from the coding sequence ATGCCCCATTGGCTGGTCATAGATCTGGAAGCCACCACCGATGAGGGTGGCTGGCCGGTTACGGAAATGGAGATCATCGAGATCGGCGCCACGCTGGTGGATCGTGCCGGTCGCGAGCAGGATCACTTTCAACGCTTCGTCAAACCGACGCGTCGGCCACTGCTGACGCCGTTCTGTCGCGAACTCACGCATATCACCCAGGCCAATATCGACGCGGCACAGCCGCTGACCGACGTCTGGCCGGCGTTCGAGCGCTGGCTCGGTCAGCACCAGACACGCCTTGAAGGCTGGGCCAGCTGGGGCGATTACGACCGCAAGCAATTGCTTCAGGAATGGCAGCGCCTGCAACTCGACAGCGCGCTGAGCCGTGTGCCGCACATGAACCTCAAACAACGCTTTGCCAAGGCCCGACGTCTCGAACGACCTCTTGGACTCAATGGCGCCCTGCAACTGGCGGGCATGCAGTTCACCGGTCAGCAGCACCGGGCACTGGAGGATGCACGTAATACCGCCCGATTATTGCCGCTGGCGCTGCCGCTCTAG